One window from the genome of Diospyros lotus cultivar Yz01 chromosome 11, ASM1463336v1, whole genome shotgun sequence encodes:
- the LOC127812856 gene encoding U-box domain-containing protein 35-like, with protein MAQGLTLDNDVLAPSVAVAIDKDKNSQQAVRWAIGHMLPPNATLLLIHVVSRNTQNQISGGGEETNGGLTEGELQQLFSPFRLFCSQKRVIAKEVVLEDADVSKALLSYICNNLVSKIALGASNRSVLARRFKNHDVPTILNKYAPDFCSVYVIAKGKAQSVRPAARPLANSATPPRQLSPNGNPPQLPHEPSKVEDGLRAQSGRIGSERVRAKNSPTNLSLDIDNFTREAGNNFLADNGDSPTGNDITSQHLDLSIAKSPRSTSPGSSSKDIEAEMKRLKLDLKQTMNMYNTACKEAVSAKMKAKELHLWKMEEARKFEQARLAGEAALAIVEMEKAKSRAALEAAEKAQKLAEMEAQRRIHAELKAKQQEEEKNRALNVLSNNDVRYRKYTIEEIETATDHFSGSLKIGEGGYGPVYRGKLDHTAVAIKVLRPDAKQGRKQFQQEVEILSCIRHPNMVLLLGACPEYGCLVYEFMNYGSLEDRLFRKGNTPPIPWRTRFKIAADIATGLLFLHQAKPEPLVHRDLKPANILLDRNFVCKISDVGLARLLPPSVVDSVTQYHMTSAAGTFCYIDPEYQQTGKLGTKSDIYSFGIMLLQIITGKPPMALTHHVERAISKGTFADLLDPTVPDWPVEEARQLANLALKCCELRKKDRPNLDSVVLPELCRLRDIGEST; from the exons CAAAATC AGATTTCTGGAGGCGGGGAAGAGACCAACGGGGGACTAACAGAGGGCGAGCTACAACAGCTTTTCAGTCCTTTCCGATTGTTCTGTTCTCAGAAAAGG GTTATAGCAAAAGAGGTTGTCCTTGAAGATGCTGACGTTTCTAAAGCCCTTTTATCTTATATCTGCAACAACTTAGTATCTAAAATTGCTCTTGGTGCATCAAATAGGAGTGTCCTTGCAAG GAGATTTAAAAACCATGATGTGCCAACTATTCTAAACAAATATGCCCCCGATTTTTGTTCTGTTTATGTAATTGCAAAGGGAAAGGCACAATCTGTCCGACCAGCAGCAAGGCCTCTAGCAAATTCTGCAACTCCACCAAGACAGCTATCTCCGAATGGAAATCCACCTCAGTTGCCACATGAGCCGTCTAAAGTAGAAGATGGGCtgag GGCACAATCAGGAAGGATAGGATCTGAAAGAGTGAGGGCAAAAAACTCCCCGACCAACCTGTCATTGGACATTGACAATTTCACTCGGGAGGCAGGGAATAATTTTCTTGCAGATAATGGTGATTCTCCGACTGGAAATGATATCACTTCTCAACATTTAGATCTTAGTATTGCAAAGTCTCCACGGAGTACTAGCCCTGGATCATCTTCA AAAGATATTGAAGCTGAGATGAAAAGACTGAAACTTGACCTAAAGCAAACCATGAACATGTATAACACAGCTTGTAAGGAAGCAGTCTCAGCCAAAATGAAG GCCAAGGAACTCCATTTGTGGAAGATGGAAGAAGCTCGTAAGTTTGAGCAAGCCCGACTTGCAGGAGAGGCAGCTCTTGCCATTGTTGAGATGGAAAAGGCTAAATCCAGAGCTGCACTCGAAGCAGCTGAGAAGGCACAAAAATTAGCTGAGATGGAAGCACAAAGAAGAATTCATGCAGAGTTGAAAGCCAAGCAACAGGAGGAAGAGAAGAATCGAGCATTGAATGTTTTATCAAATAATGATGTCCGTTACAGAAAATACACCATAGAAGAGATAGAGACAGCTACTGATCACTTCTCAGGGTCACTAAAAATTGGAGAAGGTGGGTACGGGCCTGTTTACAGAGGGAAACTTGACCACACTGCAGTTGCCATCAAGGTTCTTAGACCTGATGCTAAACAAGGGAGGAAACAATTCCAACAAGAG GTTGAGATCCTTAGCTGCATTAGGCATCCTAACATGGTGCTCCTCTTAGGTGCGTGTCCTGAGTATGGATGCTTGGTATATGAGTTCATGAATTATGGCAGCTTGGAAGATCGCCTATTTCGCAAAGGAAACACTCCTCCAATTCCATGGAGAACTAGATTCAAAATAGCGGCTGATATTGCAACTGGACTCTTATTCCTCCACCAGGCTAAGCCGGAACCTCTGGTTCACCGTGACCTTAAGCCAGCCAACATCCTCCTAGACCGAAACTTTGTGTGTAAAATAAGTGACGTTGGCCTTGCACGCCTACTCCCACCTTCTGTAGTTGACAGTGTGACACAATATCACATGACCTCCGCAGCAGGGACATTCTGTTATATTGATCCAGAGTATCAACAGACAGGCAAGCTAGGGACTAAATCAGATATATACTCATTTGGGATAATGTTACTCCAAATAATCACTGGAAAGCCTCCAATGGCTCTCACGCACCATGTCGAGAGGGCCATCAGTAAAGGGACATTTGCAGATCTGCTTGACCCAACAGTGCCAGATTGGCCCGTTGAAGAAGCTCGTCAATTAGCAAATTTGGCACTAAAGTGTTGCGAGCTAAGGAAGAAAGACAGGCCAAATCTTGATTCAGTCGTATTGCCGGAGCTCTGCCGACTGAGAGACATTGGGGAAAGTACGTAA